In Erpetoichthys calabaricus chromosome 2, fErpCal1.3, whole genome shotgun sequence, a genomic segment contains:
- the LOC114669468 gene encoding tubulin alpha-8 chain-like has protein sequence MVNGLRSYRVIEANPGISGRQTAKRERIQSDNFRDMPECISIHVGQAGVQMGNACWELYCLEHGIQPDGQMASNKTTGGSESSYDTFFCKTGNGGLNPRAIFVDLEPTVIDEVRTGTYRRLFHPEQLITGKEDAANNYARGHYTIGKDIIESVLDRIRKLADQCAGLQGFLIFHSLGGGTGSGFASLLMERLSFDYGKKSKLEFAIYPAPQVSTAVVEPYNTVLTTHSTLEHSDCAFLVDNEAIYDICRRNLDVERPSYTNLNRLIGQIVSSITASLRFDGALNVDLTEFQTNLVPYPRIHFPLVSYSPVISAEKANHEQHSVAEITCSCFEPTNQMVKCDPRHGKYMACCLLYRGDVVPKDVNAAIAAIKTKRSIQFVDWCPTGFKVGVNRQPPTVVPGGDLARVQRAVCMLSNTTAIAEAWARLDHKFDLMFAKRAFVHWYVGEGMEEGEFSEARDDLAALEKDYEEVGIDTVQNNIEEEEY, from the exons ATGGTTAACGGTTTAAG gtCATACCGTGTGATTGAAGCAAATCCTGGTATAAGCGGACGCCAAACTGCAAAACGAGAAAGAATCCAATCCGATAATTTTAGAGACATG CCTGAGTGTATTTCAATCCACGTTGGCCAAGCAGGAGTGCAGATGGGCAATGCCTGTTGGGAACTGTATTGCCTGGAACATGGCATCCAGCCAGATGGGCAGATGGCTAGCAATAAAACAACTGGAGGATCTGAAAGCTCCTATGACACCTTTTTCTGCAAGACAGGAAATGGTGGGCTGAACCCCAGGGCCATCTTTGTAGATTTGGAGCCTACAGTGATTG ATGAAGTTCGCACAGGGACCTATCGGCGACTTTTTCATCCAGAGCAGCTCATCACAGGTAAAGAGGATGCTGCCAACAATTATGCTCGCGGACACTACACCATCGGTAAAGACATCATTGAGTCAGTTTTAGACCGAATCCGAAAGCTG GCTGATCAGTGTGCTGGCCTTCAGGGTTTCCTGATTTTCCACAGTTTGGGTGGAGGCACTGGTTCGGGTTTTGCCTCCCTGCTCATGGAAAGGCTGTCTTTTGACTATGGAAAGAAAAGCAAGCTGGAGTTTGCTATCTACCCAGCACCTCAG GTCTCTACAGCAGTGGTAGAACCCTACAACACCGTCCTGACTACACATTCAACCTTAGAGCATTCAGACTGTGCCTTCTTGGTTGATAATGAAGCCATTTATGACATATGCAGAAGAAACCTGGATGTGGAGCGGCCCTCTTACACTAACCTTAATCGGCTCATTGGACAAATTGTATCTTCTATCACTGCCTCCTTACGTTTTGATGGTGCCCTGAATGTGGATCTAACAGAGTTTCAGACCAACTTGGTGCCATATCCCCGTATCCACTTTCCTTTAGTGTCTTATTCACCAGTTATATCTGCAGAAAAGGCCAATCATGAGCAGCACTCGGTGGCTGAGATCACATGCTCCTGCTTCGAGCCAACCAATCAAATGGTGAAATGCGACCCTCGCCATGGTAAATACATGGCCTGCTGTCTGCTGTACCGGGGTGATGTTGTACCCAAGGATGTGAATGCTGCCATTGCTGCAATCAAGACCAAGAGATCCATACAGTTTGTGGATTGGTGTCCCACAGGCTTCAAG GTAGGTGTCAATCGCCAGCCACCAACTGTCGTACCAGGTGGTGATCTGGCCAGGGTACAGCGGGCAGTCTGCATGCTAAGCAACACAACTGCCATTGCAGAGGCTTGGGCTCGTTTGGATCATAAATTTGATCTGATGTTTGCAAAACGAGCTTTTGTGCATTGGTATGTAGGGGAGGGCATGGAAGAAGGTGAGTTCTCAGAGGCCAGGGATGATTTGGCAGCATTAGAGAAGGACTATGAAGAAGTGGGCATTGACACTGTTCAGAACAACATTGAGGAGGAAGAATATTAA